A window of the Agrococcus jejuensis genome harbors these coding sequences:
- a CDS encoding DUF6226 family protein has protein sequence MPYARPALDVPRIVDAEGVPIPFGERWGMDAPPEDAYSVDAHPERFAPLHAIADALVVHLAATYEASVVDALDDARSWFAGGGPDVLRAVHLEPAARDAAPIAIAWSDYPGILVRAGAAHGGHYPVCGCEACDEPWERAADDLEQLVLAVAEGRLQESMDRGIGYAIEDATGAEVASGWGSATGPDVARRRAARARLAARAGDRWLPWPPRTVGSDSAV, from the coding sequence ATGCCCTACGCCCGCCCTGCCCTCGACGTGCCGCGGATCGTGGACGCCGAGGGCGTGCCCATCCCGTTCGGCGAGCGCTGGGGCATGGATGCGCCGCCGGAGGACGCGTACTCGGTCGATGCGCACCCCGAGCGGTTCGCTCCGCTGCATGCGATCGCCGACGCGCTCGTCGTGCACCTCGCCGCGACGTACGAAGCGAGCGTCGTGGATGCGCTCGACGACGCACGGTCGTGGTTCGCGGGCGGCGGGCCGGATGTGCTTCGAGCGGTGCACCTCGAGCCGGCCGCACGCGATGCGGCGCCGATCGCGATCGCGTGGAGCGACTACCCCGGCATCCTCGTGCGCGCGGGTGCAGCGCACGGCGGGCACTACCCGGTGTGCGGGTGCGAGGCGTGTGACGAGCCGTGGGAGCGAGCCGCCGACGACCTCGAGCAGCTCGTGCTCGCCGTCGCCGAGGGTCGACTGCAGGAGTCGATGGATCGCGGCATCGGGTACGCGATCGAGGACGCCACGGGCGCCGAGGTCGCGAGCGGCTGGGGCTCGGCGACGGGCCCTGACGTGGCTCGACGGCGCGCGGCTCGGGCGCGCCTCGCAGCACGCGCCGGCGATCGGTGGCTGCCGTGGCCTCCTCGCACGGTTGGGAGCGACTCGGCGGTGTGA
- a CDS encoding HNH endonuclease signature motif containing protein, producing MRDQGQVETGVVDGLIAREIAFSSLPDAELLVSIDELAARIRALDAAMVRAAAEAAARSEHRPADESLVRRAGYGSVERMLQSKIGVRWSEAKRLCAVAAATSEAVAISGGSIPVRYPSVADALAQGWLSVPQAHAITSGLDRDGGRASVEDVEEAERLLVAVGCGTHVDDVEPAVPETLALLAKRCLDHIDPDGDEPRFEQQLADRFLRMGRRRDGMWKGEFLATAEQGEVIAACFDAEVKPRRVTFDDACGATDEPTADVPALDADGSPVEQPVDDRSMGQKRLDAFVAIVSRHAESSAPRVCGEAPTLTITVAAGVLRGEPATTLDDLPTLSRTGDTVPVSIAARYLCDAFVQTVVQDEQGHPLRMGRRQRLFTKSQRRAIVARDRHCRAPGCTAPPGWCETHHIALWSHGGHTDVDNGILLCQHHHTEVHRGALTIEPAPDADAHEPPAPPRQRCPRTRQRRWRVTSSYPRRPRTRAPMRT from the coding sequence ATGCGCGATCAGGGGCAGGTCGAGACGGGAGTCGTCGATGGCCTGATCGCCCGCGAGATCGCCTTCTCGTCGCTGCCGGATGCCGAGCTGCTCGTCTCGATCGACGAGCTCGCCGCTCGCATTCGCGCGCTGGATGCCGCGATGGTGCGGGCTGCTGCGGAGGCCGCCGCGAGGTCGGAGCACCGCCCGGCGGACGAGTCGTTGGTGCGTCGTGCCGGCTACGGGTCGGTCGAGCGGATGCTGCAGTCGAAGATCGGCGTCCGTTGGTCGGAGGCGAAGCGGCTCTGCGCCGTCGCTGCCGCCACGAGCGAGGCCGTCGCGATCTCGGGTGGATCGATCCCGGTCCGGTACCCGTCGGTCGCCGATGCGCTCGCGCAGGGGTGGCTGTCCGTGCCGCAGGCGCACGCGATCACGTCGGGCCTGGACCGCGATGGCGGTCGTGCGTCGGTGGAGGACGTCGAGGAGGCCGAGCGGCTCCTCGTCGCGGTCGGCTGCGGCACGCACGTCGACGACGTCGAGCCGGCCGTGCCTGAGACGCTCGCGCTGCTCGCGAAGCGGTGCCTCGACCACATCGACCCGGACGGCGACGAGCCGCGGTTCGAGCAGCAGCTCGCCGACCGCTTCCTGCGCATGGGGCGGCGACGCGATGGCATGTGGAAGGGCGAGTTCCTGGCCACCGCCGAGCAGGGCGAGGTGATCGCGGCGTGCTTCGACGCCGAGGTCAAGCCTCGCCGCGTCACCTTCGACGACGCCTGCGGCGCGACCGACGAGCCCACGGCAGACGTGCCCGCGCTCGACGCCGACGGCAGCCCCGTCGAGCAGCCCGTCGACGACCGCAGCATGGGCCAGAAGCGCCTCGACGCGTTCGTGGCGATCGTCAGCCGCCACGCCGAGTCGTCGGCACCGCGCGTCTGCGGCGAGGCTCCGACGCTCACCATCACGGTCGCGGCCGGCGTGCTCCGCGGTGAGCCCGCGACGACGCTCGACGACCTCCCGACCCTGTCCCGCACCGGCGACACCGTGCCCGTGTCGATCGCTGCCCGGTACCTGTGCGATGCGTTCGTGCAGACGGTCGTGCAGGACGAGCAGGGGCATCCGCTGCGCATGGGACGCAGGCAACGACTCTTCACGAAGTCGCAGCGTCGCGCGATCGTCGCGCGCGACCGCCACTGCCGAGCCCCGGGCTGCACCGCCCCACCCGGCTGGTGCGAGACGCATCACATCGCTCTCTGGTCCCACGGCGGCCATACCGACGTCGACAACGGCATCCTGCTCTGCCAGCACCACCACACCGAGGTGCACCGTGGTGCGCTCACGATCGAGCCCGCACCGGATGCCGACGCGCACGAGCCGCCCGCGCCACCGCGCCAGCGATGTCCCCGCACCCGTCAGCGCCGGTGGCGCGTCACCTCCTCGTACCCGCGCCGTCCCCGCACGAGAGCACCGATGCGCACATGA
- a CDS encoding anti-sigma factor: protein MMKHREDIAARALDALETEERRRFDAEADEATLAELADMQQTAAALADAVAVAPPADLRARIFEQVAATEQLTAEETTPVLAAVESDDTVDAETLDDREPALVGGGSTVAGPRELAARRRWFQRPGSLLGAAAAAVVLLVGGIGIGQAIRTPDPVSALVHAADVRTQTASLADGSRATLMWSDEQGEAAFVFQGLSQLEAEQVYQAWFMPADGDPIPAGTFAGGDGSVVHALDGTLEEGDGVAITVEPEGGSEQPTTQPLLVMLT, encoded by the coding sequence ATGATGAAGCACCGTGAAGACATCGCGGCTCGGGCGCTCGATGCGCTCGAGACCGAGGAGCGTCGACGATTCGACGCAGAGGCGGACGAGGCGACGCTCGCCGAGCTGGCCGACATGCAGCAGACCGCGGCGGCACTCGCCGATGCGGTCGCCGTGGCGCCGCCTGCGGATCTGCGTGCCCGCATCTTCGAGCAGGTCGCTGCGACCGAGCAGCTGACGGCCGAGGAGACGACGCCCGTGCTGGCCGCCGTCGAGTCGGACGACACGGTCGACGCCGAGACGCTCGACGACCGCGAGCCCGCGCTCGTTGGCGGCGGCTCGACGGTCGCCGGTCCGCGCGAGCTCGCGGCGCGCCGTCGCTGGTTCCAGCGTCCCGGCTCGCTGCTGGGCGCTGCCGCGGCAGCGGTCGTGCTGCTCGTGGGCGGCATCGGCATCGGCCAGGCCATCCGCACGCCCGACCCGGTGTCGGCGCTCGTGCACGCCGCCGACGTGCGCACGCAGACGGCGTCGCTCGCCGACGGGTCGCGCGCCACGCTCATGTGGTCCGACGAGCAGGGTGAGGCGGCGTTCGTCTTCCAGGGGCTGTCGCAACTCGAGGCCGAGCAGGTCTACCAGGCGTGGTTCATGCCCGCCGACGGCGACCCGATCCCGGCCGGCACGTTCGCGGGCGGCGACGGCAGCGTCGTGCACGCGCTCGACGGCACGCTCGAGGAGGGCGACGGCGTCGCCATCACCGTCGAGCCCGAGGGCGGCTCGGAGCAGCCGACCACGCAGCCGCTGCTCGTGATGCTCACCTAG
- a CDS encoding fasciclin domain-containing protein encodes MLTRRNPLTAGLVLAGVATFALVGCSTGTSDSGSSESSAPETSASEAPETSAAADPAANLVGSGCAAYAEAVPDGSGSVEGMAQDPVAVAASNNPLLTTLTAAVSGGLNPDVNLVDTLNGDEFTVFAPVDDAFAALPADTVAALQTPEGAATLTSVLTYHVIPGQIAPDDIDGEHTTVNGATLTVEGSGDNITVNGTAAVICGGVQTANATVYLIDSVLMPPM; translated from the coding sequence ATGCTCACCCGTAGGAACCCGCTCACCGCAGGACTCGTGCTGGCAGGCGTCGCGACGTTCGCGCTCGTCGGCTGCTCGACCGGCACCTCCGACAGCGGCTCGTCCGAGTCGTCGGCCCCCGAGACCTCGGCCTCGGAGGCTCCTGAGACGTCGGCCGCGGCCGACCCCGCAGCGAACCTCGTCGGCTCCGGCTGCGCCGCGTACGCGGAGGCAGTGCCGGACGGCTCCGGCTCGGTCGAGGGCATGGCCCAGGACCCGGTCGCGGTCGCGGCCTCCAACAACCCGCTCCTCACGACGCTCACGGCGGCCGTGTCGGGTGGCCTGAACCCCGACGTCAACCTCGTGGACACGCTCAACGGCGACGAGTTCACCGTCTTCGCTCCGGTCGACGACGCCTTCGCGGCGCTGCCGGCTGACACGGTCGCTGCGCTGCAGACGCCCGAGGGTGCTGCGACGCTGACCTCGGTGCTGACGTACCACGTCATCCCCGGCCAGATCGCTCCCGACGACATCGACGGCGAGCACACCACGGTCAACGGCGCGACCCTCACGGTCGAGGGCTCGGGCGACAACATCACGGTGAACGGCACCGCGGCAGTCATCTGCGGCGGCGTCCAGACGGCGAACGCGACCGTCTACCTCATCGACTCGGTGCTGATGCCCCCGATGTGA